One genomic region from Haloprofundus salinisoli encodes:
- a CDS encoding energy-coupling factor transporter transmembrane component T family protein — MLSYMPGDSLAHRLDPRTKLLVQFAFVAAAFAHETPRGLLVLSAVTAALLLSSGLSPLAALREYRFVLPFLVAGPLVSALTLGPLWVVVADAYDPALASYRALLVLFVTAAYVRSTPVRDTRAAIQRTVPGKLGPFLGMGIALVFRFFPLLLSDLQRTREAMAARLGDERPVVERIRLTSVAGLNRAFGRADRLSLALRARCFAWNPTLPTLRFGCLDSLGFAVAVVLALWALL, encoded by the coding sequence GTGTTGAGCTACATGCCCGGCGACTCGCTCGCCCACCGTCTCGACCCGCGGACCAAACTGCTCGTGCAGTTCGCCTTCGTCGCCGCCGCGTTCGCTCACGAGACGCCGAGAGGCCTCCTCGTGCTCTCGGCTGTGACCGCCGCGCTTCTCCTCTCTTCAGGTCTCTCGCCGCTGGCGGCGCTCCGGGAGTATCGGTTCGTCCTCCCGTTTCTGGTCGCCGGACCGCTCGTCTCGGCGCTGACGCTCGGGCCGCTGTGGGTCGTCGTCGCCGACGCCTACGACCCCGCACTCGCCAGTTATCGCGCACTCCTCGTGCTGTTCGTCACCGCCGCCTACGTTCGGTCGACGCCCGTCCGCGACACCCGAGCGGCCATCCAGCGTACCGTCCCCGGCAAACTCGGACCGTTTCTCGGCATGGGAATCGCGCTCGTCTTCCGCTTTTTTCCCCTCCTACTCTCGGATCTGCAGCGGACGCGCGAGGCGATGGCCGCCCGCCTCGGCGACGAGCGACCGGTCGTCGAGCGAATTCGACTCACGTCGGTTGCGGGACTGAACCGCGCGTTCGGCCGGGCCGACCGACTGTCGCTCGCGCTTCGCGCCCGCTGTTTCGCGTGGAATCCGACGCTCCCGACGCTGCGGTTCGGCTGTCTGGACTCGCTCGGGTTTGCCGTCGCGGTAGTTCTCGCGCTGTGGGCGCTTCTCTGA
- a CDS encoding energy-coupling factor ABC transporter ATP-binding protein, which produces MIRVRNLSHRYGDTVAVDDVSLTVDDGEFVLLVGANGSGKSTLVRHFNGLLDPDAGEVSVDGTAVHEDLVAARTAVGMVFQDPRDQLVAATIGADVAFGPENLGLSRPEIDRRVDAALSAVNLQGRGDERVADLSGGERERVAIAGALAMDPTHLVLDEPFTGLDEPARRSVLDRLRSLHARGTSVVVVTHDLRDLLSLSDRVVAMADGRVVVDGDPESASTREALADLDVRVPPADSC; this is translated from the coding sequence ATGATTCGGGTCCGAAACCTCTCGCACCGCTACGGCGACACCGTCGCCGTCGACGACGTGTCGCTCACCGTCGACGACGGCGAGTTCGTCCTGCTCGTCGGCGCGAATGGGTCGGGAAAGTCGACGCTCGTCCGCCACTTCAACGGCCTCCTCGACCCCGACGCGGGCGAGGTGTCGGTCGACGGCACAGCAGTCCACGAGGACCTCGTCGCCGCCCGAACAGCCGTCGGGATGGTGTTTCAGGACCCGCGCGACCAACTCGTCGCGGCTACTATCGGTGCGGACGTGGCGTTCGGGCCCGAGAACCTCGGCCTCTCTCGCCCCGAAATCGACCGTCGCGTCGACGCCGCGCTCTCGGCGGTCAACCTCCAAGGGAGAGGAGACGAGCGCGTGGCCGACCTCTCGGGGGGCGAGCGCGAACGCGTCGCTATCGCGGGCGCGCTGGCGATGGACCCGACGCACCTCGTGCTGGACGAACCGTTCACCGGCCTCGACGAACCCGCGCGGCGCTCGGTTCTCGACCGCCTCCGGTCGCTTCACGCGAGGGGGACGAGCGTCGTCGTCGTCACGCACGACCTGCGCGACCTCCTCTCGCTCTCGGACCGGGTCGTGGCGATGGCCGACGGGCGGGTCGTCGTCGACGGCGACCCCGAATCGGCGTCGACCCGCGAAGCGCTCGCGGACCTCGACGTGCGCGTCCCGCCCGCCGACTCGTGTTGA
- a CDS encoding biotin transporter BioY — protein MATSTDNVELVGDETVKNVARAALFAALMGAFAYVSFPNPISPAPVTLQVLGVFLAGIMLGPVWGGAAMVLYLAAGAAGVPVFAGGGAGFGSLLADPTLGYLWSYPVAAALVGVVVHRGVSLRDYRAASTPLLVGAMVAGTVVIYALGVAGLMAVLGIGVGEAFAVGAAAFLPTDALKIAAAVGIVRSDAIAAA, from the coding sequence ATGGCTACATCGACGGACAACGTCGAACTCGTCGGCGACGAGACGGTGAAAAACGTCGCCCGCGCCGCGCTGTTCGCGGCGCTGATGGGCGCGTTCGCCTACGTCTCGTTTCCGAATCCCATCTCTCCCGCGCCGGTCACCTTGCAGGTGCTCGGCGTCTTCCTCGCAGGAATCATGCTCGGCCCCGTCTGGGGTGGCGCGGCGATGGTGCTGTACCTCGCCGCCGGCGCGGCGGGCGTCCCCGTCTTCGCGGGCGGCGGTGCCGGCTTCGGCTCGCTGCTGGCGGACCCGACGCTCGGCTACCTCTGGTCGTACCCCGTCGCCGCCGCCCTCGTCGGCGTCGTCGTCCACCGCGGCGTCTCACTCCGCGACTACCGCGCGGCGAGCACGCCGCTGCTCGTCGGTGCGATGGTCGCCGGTACCGTCGTCATCTACGCGCTCGGGGTGGCCGGGCTGATGGCCGTCCTCGGTATCGGCGTCGGCGAGGCGTTTGCCGTCGGCGCGGCCGCGTTCCTCCCCACCGACGCGCTGAAAATCGCCGCCGCCGTCGGCATCGTCCGTTCGGACGCCATCGCCGCCGCGTAG
- a CDS encoding conditioned medium-induced protein 4 yields the protein MDEKTAELRDIFIDTTGSDTVTESQEEKRGSLTEDEENIERRLDELVTRMRSRYEFTSDLETATLVQVVRGFYDEQSNEELAAELNLDESELFDARMDLHLVSESDRDAPFALDDLRTLVVDDVPMSERAAELDSDEATVRRYSAVVEADQRSTRANDRFRDEFAELLTDSDLSARLAETAREDGLKEATEDIETNVSF from the coding sequence ATGGACGAGAAGACGGCGGAACTCCGGGACATCTTCATCGATACCACCGGTTCGGACACCGTCACTGAGAGTCAGGAGGAAAAGCGGGGATCCCTGACCGAAGACGAGGAGAACATCGAGCGCCGACTCGACGAACTCGTCACGAGGATGCGGAGTCGCTACGAGTTCACGAGCGACCTCGAAACCGCGACGCTCGTGCAGGTCGTTCGCGGATTCTACGACGAGCAGTCGAACGAGGAACTGGCCGCAGAACTGAATCTCGACGAGTCGGAACTGTTCGACGCGCGGATGGACCTCCACCTCGTGAGTGAGTCGGACCGCGACGCGCCGTTCGCACTCGACGACCTTCGGACGCTCGTCGTCGACGACGTGCCGATGAGCGAACGGGCCGCCGAACTCGACAGCGACGAGGCGACCGTCCGTCGGTACTCGGCCGTCGTGGAAGCCGACCAGCGCTCGACGCGGGCGAACGACCGCTTCCGCGACGAGTTCGCCGAACTGCTCACCGACTCGGACCTCTCGGCGCGTCTCGCCGAGACCGCCCGCGAGGACGGCCTGAAAGAGGCGACCGAAGACATCGAGACGAACGTATCCTTCTAA
- a CDS encoding CRISPR-associated protein Cas4, with amino-acid sequence MPTFTDLSRATYCPRQLYYARRDDKRGPPPEVAEVRELAFRYEELLDADDETIRALPVAVEPDDYRGALRRLRERDEWTALCDPRERERLLRGRDARGIAHKILPGESEDDPPVPTLVSPGEPPEQGVWKPQKVRAVAAAKALSWEQEREVPRALVEYPAVGVVRTVRLTTRAKAVYRTAVRTVRSMDGPPPRLRGSDKCSSCEYRSRCGVRTRSLRSLLGL; translated from the coding sequence GTGCCAACGTTCACAGACCTTTCGCGGGCGACGTACTGCCCGCGGCAACTGTACTACGCCCGCCGCGACGACAAGCGCGGGCCGCCGCCGGAGGTCGCCGAGGTGCGAGAGTTGGCGTTTCGTTACGAGGAACTGCTCGATGCCGACGACGAGACGATTCGAGCACTCCCAGTCGCCGTCGAACCCGACGACTACCGCGGGGCGCTCCGCCGCCTCCGCGAACGCGACGAGTGGACGGCCCTCTGCGACCCGAGAGAGCGCGAGCGTCTCCTCCGCGGGAGGGACGCCCGCGGCATCGCGCACAAGATTCTCCCGGGCGAGTCCGAAGACGACCCGCCGGTTCCGACGCTCGTCTCGCCCGGAGAGCCGCCCGAGCAGGGAGTGTGGAAGCCGCAGAAAGTGCGCGCCGTCGCCGCGGCGAAAGCGCTCTCCTGGGAGCAAGAGCGCGAAGTGCCGCGGGCGCTCGTCGAGTATCCGGCGGTCGGCGTCGTCCGAACGGTTCGGCTGACGACCCGAGCGAAGGCGGTGTACCGCACCGCGGTTCGGACGGTTCGGTCGATGGACGGTCCCCCGCCGCGACTCCGCGGCAGCGACAAGTGTTCGTCGTGCGAGTATCGGAGTCGGTGCGGCGTCAGAACGCGGTCGCTGCGGTCGCTGCTCGGGCTGTGA
- a CDS encoding L-threonylcarbamoyladenylate synthase, translated as MDTVADAATAVERGEAVVYPTETVYGLGANALDADAVERVFELKGRARDKPLSLGVPSVDAALSHTDPTDREVRFMREFLPGPVTVVTARRERVPDVLTAGRERVGIRVPDHELALELLSQLAPTPLTATSANRSGAGSVRRVDELDPEIRDAVGAVLDGGKTPGTESTVVDVGENVIHRRGARADDIEAWLARE; from the coding sequence ATGGACACAGTCGCAGACGCCGCCACCGCCGTCGAACGCGGGGAGGCGGTCGTCTACCCGACGGAGACGGTGTACGGACTCGGCGCGAACGCCCTCGACGCCGATGCCGTCGAGCGGGTGTTCGAGTTGAAGGGTCGGGCCCGAGACAAGCCGCTGTCGCTCGGCGTCCCGAGCGTCGACGCGGCGCTGTCGCACACCGACCCGACTGACCGCGAAGTGCGATTCATGCGTGAGTTCCTCCCGGGTCCGGTCACCGTCGTCACCGCTCGCCGGGAGAGGGTTCCGGACGTTCTCACCGCCGGTCGCGAGCGCGTCGGTATCCGGGTCCCGGACCACGAGTTGGCGCTCGAACTCCTCTCGCAACTCGCGCCGACGCCGCTGACCGCGACCAGCGCCAACCGGAGCGGGGCCGGGAGCGTCCGCCGCGTCGACGAACTCGACCCGGAAATCCGCGATGCGGTGGGTGCCGTCCTCGACGGCGGCAAGACGCCCGGCACCGAGAGCACGGTAGTCGACGTGGGCGAGAACGTCATCCATCGCCGCGGGGCGCGCGCCGACGACATCGAGGCGTGGCTGGCGCGAGAGTGA
- a CDS encoding redoxin domain-containing protein, with protein MADFEVVDLPETDHVDVGDTAPDFTRPLVNTEFWEDASLSELTDDGPVLLVFYAMDGAFPATYMWNEMRDRQWGDRLTVVGLSISSPYEHKTLIEEREMPYSLFSDPQNGVAADYGVENDLDGMAGVSEARPAVFLLDDDRTVEYAWVASEWPDFPDYDEVESAIDDLV; from the coding sequence ATGGCCGACTTCGAGGTCGTCGACCTCCCCGAGACCGACCACGTCGACGTCGGCGACACGGCACCCGACTTCACCCGCCCGCTCGTCAACACCGAGTTCTGGGAGGACGCGTCGCTCTCGGAGCTCACCGACGACGGCCCCGTCCTCCTCGTCTTCTACGCGATGGACGGCGCGTTCCCGGCGACGTACATGTGGAACGAGATGCGCGACCGACAGTGGGGCGACCGGCTGACCGTCGTCGGCCTCTCCATCTCCTCGCCGTACGAGCACAAGACGCTCATCGAGGAGCGCGAGATGCCGTACTCGCTGTTTTCGGACCCACAAAACGGCGTCGCCGCCGACTACGGCGTCGAGAACGACCTCGACGGGATGGCGGGCGTGAGCGAGGCCCGCCCGGCGGTGTTTCTGCTCGACGACGACCGGACCGTCGAGTACGCCTGGGTAGCAAGCGAGTGGCCCGACTTCCCGGACTACGACGAAGTCGAATCGGCCATCGACGACCTGGTCTGA
- a CDS encoding glutathione S-transferase N-terminal domain-containing protein, with translation MSDEPAITLYRLQACPYCERVVRKLQEYDLDYRSRFIEPMHSQRNVVKRISGKRTVPAIVDENTGLTMSESANIVEYLDKTYGDGGAA, from the coding sequence ATGTCAGACGAACCTGCGATTACCCTGTACCGACTACAGGCGTGTCCGTACTGCGAGCGCGTCGTCCGCAAACTCCAGGAGTACGACCTCGACTACCGGTCGCGGTTCATCGAACCGATGCACTCCCAGCGCAACGTCGTCAAGCGAATCTCGGGTAAACGAACCGTCCCGGCCATCGTCGACGAGAACACCGGCCTGACGATGTCGGAGTCGGCGAACATCGTCGAGTACCTCGACAAGACGTACGGCGACGGGGGTGCGGCGTAA
- a CDS encoding hemolysin family protein, which translates to MGLPLLLTAHSLSLQSAQAIGPIPVNSTTVAVAGIVTIGILITLSAFFSSSEIAMFSLAIHRVDSLVEDNVPNAKTVQSLKQNPHRLLVTILVGNNIVNIAMSSITTGLLAYYNFSGLESVLISTLGITTLVLLFGESAPKSYAVENTESWALRIARPLKYSEYVLYPLVVFFDYLTRVVNKVTGGQSSIESSYITRDEIQDMIETGEREGVIEEEEREMLDRIFRFTNTIAKEVMTPRLDVTAVPKDATIEEAIETCVQADHERIPVYDGNLDNIIGIVNVRNLVREQHYGEGGSDLSDVVNPTLHVPESKNVDELLAEMQDNRLQMVVVIDEFGTTEGIITLEDVAEEIVGDILEGDEEEAFDTVDERTTLVRGEVNIDEVNEVLELELPEGEEFETLAGFIFNRAGRLVEEGEEIEYDGVVIHIEEVDNTRIMRARITTPESTTENEEETEEEDDREQSSEPDQPRRT; encoded by the coding sequence ATGGGTTTGCCGTTGCTACTTACAGCTCATTCTCTGTCTCTTCAGTCCGCACAAGCGATTGGTCCCATCCCGGTCAACTCGACGACCGTCGCCGTCGCCGGTATCGTCACCATCGGGATTCTCATCACGCTGTCGGCGTTTTTCTCCTCCTCGGAGATCGCGATGTTCTCGCTGGCGATACACCGCGTCGACTCGCTCGTCGAAGACAACGTCCCGAACGCGAAGACGGTGCAGTCGCTGAAGCAGAACCCACACCGCTTGCTCGTGACGATCCTCGTCGGCAACAATATCGTCAACATCGCCATGTCCTCCATCACTACCGGGTTGCTGGCGTACTACAACTTCAGTGGCCTCGAATCGGTGCTCATCTCGACGCTCGGCATCACGACGCTCGTGTTGCTGTTCGGCGAGAGCGCGCCGAAGTCCTACGCGGTCGAGAACACCGAGTCGTGGGCGCTGCGCATCGCTCGTCCCCTGAAGTACTCCGAGTACGTCCTCTACCCGCTGGTCGTCTTCTTCGACTACCTGACGCGGGTCGTCAACAAAGTCACCGGTGGACAGTCCTCCATCGAGTCGTCGTACATCACCCGCGACGAGATTCAGGACATGATCGAGACGGGCGAGCGCGAGGGCGTCATCGAGGAGGAGGAGCGCGAGATGCTCGACCGCATCTTCCGCTTCACGAACACCATCGCCAAAGAGGTGATGACGCCGCGTCTCGACGTGACCGCCGTCCCGAAGGACGCCACCATCGAGGAGGCCATCGAGACGTGCGTCCAGGCCGACCACGAGCGCATTCCCGTCTACGACGGCAACCTCGACAACATCATCGGCATCGTCAACGTCCGCAACCTCGTCCGTGAACAGCACTACGGCGAAGGTGGCAGCGACCTTAGCGACGTGGTTAACCCGACACTGCACGTTCCCGAGTCGAAGAACGTCGACGAACTGCTCGCGGAGATGCAGGACAACCGCCTCCAGATGGTCGTCGTCATCGACGAGTTCGGCACCACCGAGGGTATCATCACGCTCGAAGACGTCGCCGAGGAGATCGTCGGCGACATCCTCGAAGGCGACGAGGAGGAGGCGTTCGACACCGTCGACGAACGCACGACGCTCGTGCGCGGCGAGGTCAACATCGACGAAGTGAACGAAGTGCTGGAGCTCGAACTCCCGGAGGGCGAGGAGTTCGAGACGCTCGCGGGCTTCATCTTCAACCGCGCGGGTCGACTCGTCGAGGAGGGCGAGGAGATCGAGTACGACGGCGTCGTCATCCACATCGAGGAGGTCGATAACACCCGCATCATGCGCGCGCGTATCACGACACCCGAATCGACGACCGAGAACGAAGAGGAGACGGAGGAAGAAGACGACCGCGAGCAGTCCTCGGAACCCGACCAACCGCGTCGAACGTGA
- a CDS encoding inorganic phosphate transporter: MVAVETVATFAVAALASLFMAWAIGAGSSGSTPFAPAVGANAISVMRAGFIVGILGFAGAVLQGASVTEAVGTELIVGVELSAIAATVGLLTAAALVAVGVFTGYPIATAFTVTGAVVGVGLALGGAPAWAKYQEIVALWVLTPFVGGGIAYATAKTLRSERVAERLAVPFLAGLVGALVANVQFSVLGPGSAGASIAVATATRLGIPSVSGLPVGRILVTLVLAALVVAALYREMVRDAAAGQRRFLLALGGLVAFSAGGSQVGLAIGPLVPLLGPSTPIPLVVVLVGGGLGLLAGSWTGAPRMIKAIAQDYSSLGPRRSIAALIPSFAIAQAAVAFGIPVSFNEIIVSAIIGSGYAAGGSGVSRQKMLYTVLAWVGSLALALALGYGLFTGIEMLLSA, encoded by the coding sequence ATGGTAGCCGTCGAGACGGTTGCGACGTTCGCCGTTGCGGCCCTCGCCAGTCTGTTCATGGCGTGGGCCATCGGGGCCGGGTCGTCGGGGTCGACGCCGTTCGCCCCCGCCGTCGGAGCGAACGCTATCTCGGTGATGCGCGCGGGCTTCATCGTCGGCATTCTCGGCTTCGCGGGCGCGGTGCTACAGGGCGCGAGCGTCACCGAGGCGGTCGGAACCGAACTCATCGTCGGCGTCGAGCTGTCGGCCATCGCGGCGACGGTCGGACTGCTGACGGCCGCCGCGCTCGTCGCAGTCGGCGTCTTCACTGGCTACCCCATCGCCACGGCGTTCACCGTCACCGGTGCCGTCGTCGGGGTGGGGCTCGCCCTCGGCGGCGCGCCTGCCTGGGCGAAGTACCAGGAAATCGTCGCGCTGTGGGTGCTCACGCCGTTCGTCGGCGGCGGTATCGCCTACGCGACGGCCAAGACGCTCCGAAGCGAACGCGTCGCCGAGCGCCTCGCGGTTCCGTTTCTCGCGGGTCTCGTCGGCGCGCTGGTCGCCAACGTCCAGTTCTCGGTGCTCGGGCCGGGAAGCGCCGGAGCGAGTATCGCCGTCGCGACGGCGACCCGCCTCGGCATCCCGTCGGTGTCGGGACTCCCGGTCGGCCGCATCCTCGTCACGCTCGTGCTCGCGGCGCTCGTCGTCGCGGCACTCTACCGAGAGATGGTACGCGACGCCGCCGCCGGGCAGCGGCGGTTTCTCCTGGCGCTCGGCGGACTCGTCGCTTTCTCGGCCGGCGGCAGTCAGGTCGGCCTCGCCATCGGCCCGCTCGTCCCCCTTCTGGGCCCGTCGACGCCGATTCCGCTGGTAGTCGTCCTCGTCGGCGGCGGACTCGGGCTGTTGGCGGGGTCGTGGACCGGCGCGCCCCGGATGATAAAGGCCATCGCTCAGGACTACTCCTCGCTCGGCCCGCGTCGGTCCATCGCCGCGCTCATCCCCTCGTTCGCCATCGCGCAGGCGGCCGTCGCCTTCGGTATCCCCGTCTCGTTCAACGAGATTATCGTCAGCGCCATCATCGGCAGCGGCTACGCCGCCGGCGGCAGCGGCGTGAGTCGACAGAAGATGCTGTACACGGTACTCGCGTGGGTCGGGTCGCTGGCGCTTGCACTGGCGCTCGGCTACGGACTTTTCACCGGCATCGAGATGCTCTTGTCGGCGTGA
- a CDS encoding helix-turn-helix domain-containing protein produces MAGLLPSTPDTSDADPGDPRVIGLDSDAADELLSALSSRTARRVLAALHEEPTTPAALAERVDTSLQNVQYHLGSLEDAGIVEVVGTAYSEKGREMKVYGPSDSALVVVAGREEETNGLRALLSRLVGGVGVLGVASLVVDRLLGGPTADFSPFATGSEGGAGGQSGEYTAGSGDGDSATGGGGVGGDAGDGADAEESDDGDAGEYDVSADGNESVTVSEPTETADATTAGAPEAETTVEEGAAATRTPAETAQSDAATETFAETAADGGRTTTQAAADSATEVSGELLDAGGQSLVDVLAVSPGFLFFLGGVAVLLVALYVRSRR; encoded by the coding sequence ATGGCCGGCCTGTTGCCCTCCACTCCGGACACCTCCGACGCAGACCCCGGCGACCCACGCGTCATCGGCCTCGACAGCGACGCCGCCGACGAGCTGCTCTCGGCGCTGTCGTCGCGGACCGCCCGGCGCGTCCTCGCGGCGCTGCACGAGGAACCGACGACGCCCGCCGCCCTCGCCGAGCGCGTCGACACGTCGCTGCAGAACGTCCAGTACCACCTCGGCAGCCTCGAAGACGCGGGTATCGTCGAAGTCGTCGGCACCGCCTACTCCGAGAAAGGCCGCGAGATGAAAGTGTACGGCCCCTCCGACAGTGCCTTGGTCGTCGTCGCCGGCCGAGAGGAGGAGACGAACGGCCTCCGCGCGCTCCTCTCTCGGCTCGTCGGCGGCGTCGGCGTGCTCGGCGTCGCGAGTCTCGTCGTCGACCGCCTGCTCGGCGGCCCGACGGCCGACTTCTCGCCGTTCGCCACCGGCTCCGAGGGCGGGGCCGGGGGCCAGAGCGGCGAGTACACGGCCGGGTCGGGTGACGGCGACAGCGCGACCGGCGGAGGTGGTGTCGGCGGCGACGCGGGAGACGGCGCGGACGCCGAGGAGAGTGACGACGGCGACGCCGGCGAGTACGACGTCAGCGCCGACGGCAACGAGAGCGTGACGGTCTCGGAACCGACCGAAACCGCAGACGCGACGACCGCCGGAGCGCCGGAAGCGGAGACGACGGTGGAGGAGGGTGCGGCGGCGACGCGGACGCCGGCGGAGACGGCGCAGTCCGACGCGGCGACCGAGACGTTCGCCGAGACGGCGGCCGACGGCGGGAGGACGACGACGCAGGCGGCCGCCGACAGCGCGACGGAGGTGTCGGGCGAACTGCTCGACGCCGGCGGACAGTCGCTCGTCGACGTCCTCGCCGTCTCGCCGGGCTTTCTGTTCTTTCTCGGCGGCGTCGCGGTGCTTCTGGTCGCGCTGTACGTGCGTTCTCGCCGATAG
- a CDS encoding metallophosphoesterase: MLTVVSDTHGTESHRLRGRTLQAVRDAEMVVHAGDFMTETVLDAFVDESATFRGVSGNNDDTGIRKRLPAARTVEYAGVRFAVTHTRRGGDTALTLFGRERDADAVIYGHSHRPGFDATGPLALLNPGSHAEPRGYRAAHAELVPEGAGLRGHLCTPDGDAFETFRIDPK, translated from the coding sequence GTGCTCACCGTCGTCTCCGACACACACGGGACCGAGTCGCATCGGTTACGAGGCAGGACGCTGCAGGCCGTCCGCGACGCAGAGATGGTCGTCCACGCCGGCGACTTCATGACCGAGACGGTGCTCGACGCGTTCGTCGACGAGTCCGCGACGTTCCGCGGCGTCTCCGGCAACAACGACGACACCGGAATCCGCAAGCGACTGCCCGCCGCCCGGACCGTCGAGTACGCCGGCGTTCGCTTCGCCGTCACGCACACCCGCCGCGGCGGCGACACGGCGCTCACGCTGTTCGGGCGCGAACGCGACGCCGACGCGGTCATCTACGGCCACAGCCACCGACCGGGGTTCGACGCGACGGGACCGCTGGCGCTTCTGAACCCGGGCAGTCACGCCGAACCGCGCGGCTACCGGGCGGCGCACGCCGAGTTGGTGCCCGAAGGCGCTGGCCTCCGCGGTCACCTCTGCACGCCGGACGGCGACGCGTTCGAGACGTTCCGCATCGACCCGAAGTAG
- a CDS encoding cation diffusion facilitator family transporter — protein sequence MAGSKSVVIAALIANGAIAILKFLGFLVTGSPSMLSETYHSISDTGNQVFLLVGIRFSGKDPTRQHPFGYGKSQFFYSFLVAVMLFGIAGWESAKHGYDAIMHPGHGAGYQMIELLGVTFNSVWVNVVILVGAIAFETYAFVKANAELQRQIDEYGWSGIPEAFRKTSDVTTLTAFTEDAIALGGAAIALVGVLLSYILQAPIYDAVASLVIGFLLMGFAIALAWENKRLLIGESLPKDVEEKLRAVVAEHPGVTGIDSFRSVYVGAGKALITVEAKFDGELITGDIDTDIAEIKSKLEAADDRVSYINIEPEA from the coding sequence ATGGCAGGGAGCAAATCGGTCGTCATCGCCGCGCTGATAGCCAACGGGGCTATCGCGATTCTAAAGTTTCTCGGCTTTCTCGTGACCGGCAGCCCGTCGATGCTTTCAGAGACGTATCACTCCATCTCCGACACCGGTAATCAGGTGTTCCTGCTCGTCGGCATCCGTTTCAGCGGCAAAGACCCGACCAGACAGCACCCGTTCGGCTACGGGAAGTCACAGTTCTTCTACAGCTTCCTCGTCGCGGTGATGCTGTTCGGCATCGCCGGCTGGGAGAGCGCCAAGCACGGCTACGACGCCATCATGCACCCCGGGCACGGCGCCGGGTATCAGATGATCGAGCTGCTCGGAGTTACGTTCAACTCCGTCTGGGTGAACGTCGTCATCCTCGTCGGTGCCATCGCCTTCGAGACGTACGCGTTCGTGAAAGCCAACGCCGAGCTCCAGAGACAGATAGACGAGTACGGGTGGAGCGGCATCCCCGAAGCGTTCCGCAAGACCAGCGACGTGACGACGCTCACGGCGTTCACCGAGGACGCTATCGCACTCGGCGGGGCGGCTATCGCGCTGGTCGGCGTCCTGCTGTCGTACATCCTCCAAGCGCCGATTTACGACGCGGTTGCGTCGCTCGTCATCGGGTTCCTGCTGATGGGCTTTGCCATCGCGCTGGCGTGGGAGAACAAACGCCTGCTCATCGGCGAGAGTCTCCCGAAAGACGTCGAGGAGAAACTCCGCGCAGTCGTCGCCGAGCATCCGGGCGTGACGGGTATCGACAGTTTCCGCTCGGTGTACGTCGGTGCCGGAAAAGCGCTCATCACCGTGGAAGCGAAGTTCGACGGCGAGCTCATCACGGGCGACATCGACACCGATATCGCAGAGATAAAGTCGAAACTCGAAGCGGCGGACGACCGCGTCTCGTACATTAACATTGAACCTGAGGCCTGA